From the genome of Paracidovorax avenae:
GGCCACGTCCACGGCGTCGCCTGCGCGCAGCCAGGATGTCAGGGTATCGGACAGGTGCGGCGGGAAAGCGACCTGCGTGCCGTCCTGCAGCAGCAGGCCGTCGGCTTCGCCGTTGGGGTTGAGCAGCCAGCGCTGAACGGCGCCGCTGTGCGAGGCCTGCTCCACGGCGGCCGGCTGGCCGATCGGGCCGGGTGGCTGGCCTGCCACGGGGGGCGGCGGAACGGCGCCGGGGGCCGGGGGGGCGGGCTGGGCCTGTGCTCCGGCACAGGCGAGCAGGAGGGCGGCGAGGCCGGCGCGGGTCAGGGTATTCAGTCGCATGGCAGAACTCCTTCTGGTGGTGGAGTCCTGGTATCTCAAGAGACGTGCCAGCATGGAATGCCTTATGAATCAACGGCTTGCATGAATTCTGCGGGCCGCCGCGTGCATGGCGGGACGACACCTTGTCCGGATTCGCGACATCGCCGGTGCCTCCATCCGTCTCATTCCATGCCGTACTGGGCCAGCTTGCTGTAGAGCAGCTGCCGGTGGATGCCCAGGCGCCGGGCGGCGAGCGAGCGGTTGCCGCGGGCCTGCTCGAGCGCATGGGCGATCAACAGCCGCTCCAGCCGCTCCACGGCCTCGGGCAACGGAATTTCGAGCCAGTCCTGGGGCAGGTCGCCGCCGGCGGAGCCCGCCATTGCCGCCGAGCCCGTGGAGGGGCCCAGGTCGAGGTCGGCCGCGCCCACCACGGGGCCGCGCTGCAGGGCCTGCACGCGCTCCATGGCGTTGCGCAGTTCGCGCACGTTGCCCGGCCAGCCATGGGCGAGCAGGGCACGCGCGGCATCAGGCGCCAGGCGCTTGGCAGGCTGCGGTGCCGCGGCGCGGCGCAGAAAATGCTCGGCCAGCGGCACGATGTCGGCCAGCCGCTCGCGCAGCGGGGGCAGGGCGATCTGCAGCACGTCGAGCCGGTAGCGCAGGTCCTCGCGGAAGCGCCCCTCGCGCACGGCGGCGGCCAGGTCGCGGTGCGTGGCGGCCACCACGCGCACATCCACTTTCACCGGCCGGTGGCTGCCCAGGGGCGTGACCTCGCCTTCCTGCAGCGCGCGCAGCAGCTTGGCCTGCACGTCCGGCGCCATGTCGCCGATCTCGTCGAGCAGCAGTACGCCGCCATCGGCCGCGCGAAAGCACCCGGGCCGGTCGGTGGCGGCGCCGGTGAAGGCGCCTTTCACGTGGCCGAAAAGCTCGCTTTCCAGCAGTTCCTTCGGGATGGCCGCGCAATTGAGCGCCACGAACGGGCCGGCGCTGCGGGCCGAGTGCCGGTGCAGCGCGCGCGCCACCAGCTCCTTGCCCGTGCCGGTCTCGCCCTGCACCAGCACCGGTGCCTCGCTCGCGGCGGCCAGGCCGATGCGCTTGTGGACTTCGCGCATGGCCTCGCTCACGCCGATGAGCTCGCCGTCCGCCTCGTCCGCGCCGGACTGCGCCGCCGGGATGGGTGGGGTGGCATCCGCTTCGGCGCGGGAGCGCAGGGCGCGCTCCAGCACCTCGATCACCGCGGCGCGGCCCACCGGCTTGGTCAGGTGGTCGAAGGCGCCGAGGCGCATCGCCTCGATGGTGCCGGAGCCGCTGGCGTAGGCGGTGAGCACCACCACCGGGGGCAACTCGGGCACGCGGGCAGCGAGCGCGGCCAGGGTTTCCAGCCCGTCCATGCCGGGCATGCGGTGGTCCAGGAAGATGGCGGCGTAGCGGTGGCGTCCGGCCTGCTGCAGCGCTTCGTCGCCGCTCGCGGCCTCGTGCACCTCGTGCCCCAGGCCCTGCAGGGTTTCGACCAGCGATTCGCGGAAGGCCGCGTCGTCATCGACGGCTAGGATGCGTGCCATGGCAGCTCCAGGAGGAAGCGGGCGCCGCCGCCTTCGCGCGGCGCGTAGTGCAGGTCTCCCCCGTGCGCCAGCGCCACCTCGCGCGCCAGGGCCAGGCCCAGGCCGTTGCCGTCGGTGCGGCCGGTGGCGAAGGGCTCGAAGAGCTGGGCGCGCAATGCTTCGGGCACGCCCGGGCCGTCGTCCTCCACGGCGATCACGCACAGGGAACGGGCGGCATCCACCTGGGCCGAGAGCACGGCCTCGCCCCCCTGCGGCGCATGGCGCACGGCGTTGTCCAGCAGGTTGTCGATGGCGCGTGCCGCGTGCACGGGGTCGAAGACGGCCGTGGCCGGCGCATCGCCGCGCAGCGACAGGCGCACGCCCCGGGCCTCGGCCGCGGCCCGGGCGGTGTCCAGCCGCTCCTGCAGCCAGGCGGGCAGGTCCACCGGGTGGGGTTCGAGCTGCAGGGGCTGCACCAGGGTCAGCAGGCTTTGCACCAGGCCTTCCAGCCGGTCGATCTGCGTGCCGATGGCGGCCAGGGCGTCGGCATGGCGGGCGGGAGGCGCCGCCAGGGCGTTGTCGGCCTTCAGCCGCATGGCGGCGATGGGGTTGCGGATTTCGTGCGCCACCGAGGCCGTCATGCGGCCCAGGGCCGTGAGGCGCATGTCGCGGTGCTGCTGGGCGAGCGCTTCGCGCAGGCGCTCGCGCGCTTCCTGCAGCCGGGTGCCGAAGCTGTTGAAGCCATCCACGATGCGGTCGAGTTCCCGGATGCCGGTGCGCTCCAGCACGGGGACGGTGTCGCCCCCGGCCTGCGCCAGGGCGTCCTCCATGCGCTGCACCTGCCGCAGGCCGCGCTGCAGCATCCAACCGAGCCAGGCGCCCGACACCACCACCAGCAGGGCCAGGATGGCGATGCCCGCGCGCAGGCTGTCCTGCGCGGCGATGGCGCCGGCATGCACGCGGGTCATGGTCCAGACGGCCGTGTCCGGATGCGCGGACAGCGGGCAGGCCGCCACGATGAGCACCTCGCGGCTGCCGCGCACCAGGTTCACCAGCGGCTGGCGCCCGGCGCTGGACTGCCGCGCCATCTCCACGATGAGCGGCTCCTCGGCGGAGGGCACGTCGCTCTTCACGCCGCTGCCCTCGTAGGTGGGGTAGGCATAAGCCAGCATGCCGCCGGCGGCGCTCCAGACGCCGCCTTCGACGCGCGGCGCCTCCAGCAGCACCATGTGCAGCAGCACCCGCAGCAGGTCCTCGCGCGGGGCGTCGGCCGCCACGTCGGGCACGGACTGGGCGTAGCGGGCGGCGACGTCGGCGCAGGCCTGGGCCACGCGGGTGCGCCCGGCGGCGACCTGCGCGCCCGAGCCCGACTGGTAGAGCACCGTGAGAACGACCGCCACCAGGGCGCAGGCGCCCAGCAGCAGGGTCCAGAAAAGGGTGAGTTGGATACGCAGGGAGCGCACGGGGGATCCGCGGGTGGGAGACGTGCGCATCCTACGGTGCCACGGATGAGCCGGCGGTAGGAGAGCAGCCCATCCGTCCGCCCCGGAGCCGGGCCGGTCCGGGCGGGATCAGGCCGCTTCGGGGTAGAACAGCTTGCGCGTGGGCACCGGCGCCACGGCGCGGCCGATGGCGGCGATGTGGTCCGGCGTGGTGCCGCAGCAGCCGCCCACGATGTTCACCAGGCCCTCGGCGGCGAACTCGTGCACCAGGCGGCTGGTGACCTCGGGCGTCTCGTCGAAGCCGGTGTCGCTCATGGGGTTGGGCAGGCCGGCGTTGGGGTAGCAGCTGATGAAGGTGTCTTCCGCCACCCGGTTCAGTTCCTGGATGTAGGGGCGCATCAGCGTGGCACCCAGGGCGCAGTTCAGGCCGATGGCCAGCGGCCGGGCGTGGCGCACGCTGTGCCAGAAGGCCGTCACGGTCTGGCCGGAGAGGATGCGGCCGGAGGCATCGGTGACGGTGCCGCTGATGATGAGCGGCAGGCGCTCGCCGCTCGCCTCGAAGTATTCGTCGATGGCGAAGAGCGCGGCCTTGGCGTTGAGCGTGTCGAAGATGGTTTCCACCAGCAGCACGTCGGCCCCGCCCTCGACCAGCGCCTGGGTCTGCTCGTAGTACGCGGCACGTAGTTGCTCGAAATCGACGTTGCGTGCGCCGGGGTCGTTCACGTCCGGGCTGATGCTCGCTGTCTTGGGCGTGGGCCCGAGCGCACCGGCCACGAAACGCGGCTTGTCGGGCGTGGAATATTTGTCGCAGGCGGCGCGCGCCAGCCGGGCCGAGGCGAGGTTCATCTCGCGCGCCAGGTCGGCCATGTGGTAGTCCTCCTGCGCGATCGTGGTGGCGCCGAAGGTGTTGGTTTCGATCAGGTCGGCGCCTGCGGCCAGGTAGCGCTCGTGGATGTCGCGGATCACGTCGGGCCGCGTGAGCGACAGCAGCTCGTTGTTGCCTTTCACGTCCCGCGGGAAATCCTTGAACCGCTCGCCCGCGCCGTCGGGGCCGCTGTAGCCCTCGCCGCGGTACTGGGCCTCGCCCAGCTTGAAGCGCTGGATCATGGTGCCCATGGCGCCGTCGAGGATGGCGATGCGTTCGGCCAGGATGCCAGGCAGTTGCCGGGCGCGGGTGTAGTGGAGCGGTTGCATAAGCCTCCATTGTAGAAAGTGCGCTCCGCAACCCGGCCTGTCCGGGCCGGTTCTGCCCCTTGCCCTTTATTCCGCCATGGCTTTGCACAGGGCCGCCATGCTCTTCTGGCCTTCGGGTTTCCTGGCTTCCTGCATCTGGTCGCGCCGGGCGTCTGCCACGGCGGAGGCAAACGCCGGACTCTTGCGGTATTCGGTCACCTGGGGCGGCAGCGATGCCAGATTGGCCTGCCAGTTCTTGTCGATCTTCCTGGCAAGGTCCGGGTGCAGCGATGCGCAGTTGGCGACGGTGGCCGCATCGGTCACATGCAGCTGGCGCTCCATCGCTGCCTGCATGTCTTTCTGGGTGATCTGGTTCGCGGGCTTGGGTTGCGCGAGTACCGGCACGCTGAAGACGACAGCGGCGAAAGCGATGAAGGGTGCGATTTTCATGGCTGGCATTTGGGTGGGAGGGGACGCCGTCTGTCAGGAATCCTCGGAGGCCGGACGGTGCTGCTGCGAAGCGGCGGATGCCACGTCCAGAAACGCCTGCAGCGCCGGATTCGTGCCCTCTTCATGCCAGGCCAGCACCCCCACCGTGGGGTGCTCCAGGTGGGCGATGGGCATGAAGCGCACGCCCTGCACGGCGGCCTGCGCCATCGAGGCCGGCACCAGTGCCACGCCCATGCGCATGGCGACCAGCGCCACCACCGTCAGCCACTGGCGCGCGGCGTGGCGCGTGTGCGGATGGATGCCGGCGCGGTGGAAGAGGGCGATCACGTTGTCGTGGTTGGCCGGCGCCACGTCGCGCGCGAACATCACGAAGGTTTCCCCGGCCAGGGCGTGCAGGTCCACCGGCGCCGTGCCGGCCAGGGCGTGCCCCTGGGGCAGGCAGGCCACGAAGTGGTCGTGCGCCAGCGGCAGGCAGCGCAGGGGCGCGGGCACCACGCTGGCGTTGATGAAGCCGGCATGCAGTTGCCGGTGCAGCAATGCTTCGGTCTGCTCGCCCGAGGACATCTCGCGCAGGTGCACCTCGATGCCCGGCGCTCGCTCGCCGAAGGCCCGCACGATGGCCGGCATGTCGCGATAGACCATGGAGCCGGTGAAGCCGATGTCCAGCCGGCCGCGCCGGCCGGCGGCGACGGCCCGCGCCGTGTCGCCCGCCCGCGCCACGCGGTCCAGCACCACGCGCGCCTCCGCGAGGTAGGCCGCGCCCGCGGGCGTGAGCGCCACGTGCTTGCTGCTGCGGTCGAAGAGCTTCACGCCCAGCTCGTCCTCCAGTGCCTTGATGCCCGAGCTGAGCGGCGGCTGCGTGATGGCCAGCCGCTCCGCCGCGCGGCCGAAATGCAGCTCTTCGGCCAGCACGGTGAAGTAGCGCAGCAGGTGCAGTTTCATGCGGGGCATCATGCCAGCCGCCGCGGGCCCGGCGATCCGGTGCGCGGAAGCGGCGCAGCCGCTCATACGGATTCGCCTTCAACCGTATAACGTCGTTGGTTCGCCTCGCCGTGCCATAGCATTGTCTTCGGCTTCCCGCCTAGTTATCCGATTGAAGGCAAACCCGTATCAGGGGATGTCAATACGACTTCGGCAGGCCCAGCACCTTCTCGGCGATGAAGCACAGGATCAGTTGCGGGCTCACGGGCGCGAGGCGCGGGATCCACGATTCGCGCAGGTAGCGCTCCACGTGGTATTCCCTGGCGTAGCCCATGCCGCCATGGGTGAGGATGGCGCGCTCGCAGGCGTGGTAGCAGGCCTCGGCCGAGAGGTATTTGGCGGCGTTGGCCTCGGCGCCGCAGGGCTGGTGCCGGTCGTAGAGCCAGGCGGCCTTCTGCACCATGAGGTGCGCGGCCTCCAGCTCCATCCACGACTGCGCCAGCGGATGCTGGATGCCCTGGTTCTGCCCGATGGGGCGGCCGAACACCTCGCGCTCCTGCGCGTAGCCGGCCGCGCGCGCCAGGGCTGCACGGCCCAGGCCCACGGCCTCGCTGGCGATCAGGATGCGCTCGGGGTTGAGGCCGTGCAGGATGTACTGGAAGCCCTTGCCTTCCTCGCCCACGCGGTCTTCCACGGGGATGCGCAGGCCGTCGATGAACACCTGGTTGGAGTCCACGCACTTGCGGCCGAGCTTCTCGATCTCGCGCACTTCCACCGTGCTGCGGTCCAGGTCGGTGTAGAAGAGGCTCAGGCCCTCGGTGCCGCTG
Proteins encoded in this window:
- a CDS encoding acyl-CoA dehydrogenase family protein encodes the protein MDFALPPEQEQIRHAIERVCAPFDADYWLAKDREGGFPHDFHQALADAGWLGIAMPEAYGGAGLGISEAALMMHTISATGAGLSGASAVHMNIFGLHPVVVFGTEEQKARWLPPLIQGRDKACFGVTEPNTGLNTLKLKTRAVRQGDHYVVHGQKVWISTAQVASKILLLARTTPVEECSGTEGLSLFYTDLDRSTVEVREIEKLGRKCVDSNQVFIDGLRIPVEDRVGEEGKGFQYILHGLNPERILIASEAVGLGRAALARAAGYAQEREVFGRPIGQNQGIQHPLAQSWMELEAAHLMVQKAAWLYDRHQPCGAEANAAKYLSAEACYHACERAILTHGGMGYAREYHVERYLRESWIPRLAPVSPQLILCFIAEKVLGLPKSY
- a CDS encoding sensor histidine kinase, which produces MRTSPTRGSPVRSLRIQLTLFWTLLLGACALVAVVLTVLYQSGSGAQVAAGRTRVAQACADVAARYAQSVPDVAADAPREDLLRVLLHMVLLEAPRVEGGVWSAAGGMLAYAYPTYEGSGVKSDVPSAEEPLIVEMARQSSAGRQPLVNLVRGSREVLIVAACPLSAHPDTAVWTMTRVHAGAIAAQDSLRAGIAILALLVVVSGAWLGWMLQRGLRQVQRMEDALAQAGGDTVPVLERTGIRELDRIVDGFNSFGTRLQEARERLREALAQQHRDMRLTALGRMTASVAHEIRNPIAAMRLKADNALAAPPARHADALAAIGTQIDRLEGLVQSLLTLVQPLQLEPHPVDLPAWLQERLDTARAAAEARGVRLSLRGDAPATAVFDPVHAARAIDNLLDNAVRHAPQGGEAVLSAQVDAARSLCVIAVEDDGPGVPEALRAQLFEPFATGRTDGNGLGLALAREVALAHGGDLHYAPREGGGARFLLELPWHAS
- a CDS encoding homocysteine S-methyltransferase family protein, which produces MQPLHYTRARQLPGILAERIAILDGAMGTMIQRFKLGEAQYRGEGYSGPDGAGERFKDFPRDVKGNNELLSLTRPDVIRDIHERYLAAGADLIETNTFGATTIAQEDYHMADLAREMNLASARLARAACDKYSTPDKPRFVAGALGPTPKTASISPDVNDPGARNVDFEQLRAAYYEQTQALVEGGADVLLVETIFDTLNAKAALFAIDEYFEASGERLPLIISGTVTDASGRILSGQTVTAFWHSVRHARPLAIGLNCALGATLMRPYIQELNRVAEDTFISCYPNAGLPNPMSDTGFDETPEVTSRLVHEFAAEGLVNIVGGCCGTTPDHIAAIGRAVAPVPTRKLFYPEAA
- a CDS encoding LysR substrate-binding domain-containing protein, translated to MKLHLLRYFTVLAEELHFGRAAERLAITQPPLSSGIKALEDELGVKLFDRSSKHVALTPAGAAYLAEARVVLDRVARAGDTARAVAAGRRGRLDIGFTGSMVYRDMPAIVRAFGERAPGIEVHLREMSSGEQTEALLHRQLHAGFINASVVPAPLRCLPLAHDHFVACLPQGHALAGTAPVDLHALAGETFVMFARDVAPANHDNVIALFHRAGIHPHTRHAARQWLTVVALVAMRMGVALVPASMAQAAVQGVRFMPIAHLEHPTVGVLAWHEEGTNPALQAFLDVASAASQQHRPASEDS
- a CDS encoding sigma-54-dependent transcriptional regulator; protein product: MARILAVDDDAAFRESLVETLQGLGHEVHEAASGDEALQQAGRHRYAAIFLDHRMPGMDGLETLAALAARVPELPPVVVLTAYASGSGTIEAMRLGAFDHLTKPVGRAAVIEVLERALRSRAEADATPPIPAAQSGADEADGELIGVSEAMREVHKRIGLAAASEAPVLVQGETGTGKELVARALHRHSARSAGPFVALNCAAIPKELLESELFGHVKGAFTGAATDRPGCFRAADGGVLLLDEIGDMAPDVQAKLLRALQEGEVTPLGSHRPVKVDVRVVAATHRDLAAAVREGRFREDLRYRLDVLQIALPPLRERLADIVPLAEHFLRRAAAPQPAKRLAPDAARALLAHGWPGNVRELRNAMERVQALQRGPVVGAADLDLGPSTGSAAMAGSAGGDLPQDWLEIPLPEAVERLERLLIAHALEQARGNRSLAARRLGIHRQLLYSKLAQYGME